In Haloplanus rubicundus, one DNA window encodes the following:
- a CDS encoding RNA-guided endonuclease InsQ/TnpB family protein, with translation MAIKATRTYVGSIQNHQQVCDGLDSLGDSASKIWNVARWTADRIWDATGEIPNGSVLKSYMKNQSCWKDLNAQSSQKVIEELSDAFQSWFDLRHSSSEANPPGYRKHGDSRPRSTVTFKEDGFKHDPDNNRVRLSKGSNLKEHFSDFLLCEYQTRPDVDLSEVNSVQNVRAVWNGDEWELHFVCNVEFESADTAGDGVAGIDLGIKNIATVAFPDEYVLYPGNSLKEDKHYFTRAEYDTEGEDGPSEKSMWAGRKLSERETHYYHTLTDAIITECVERGVGTLAVSWPEGVRESDWGKTGNKKLHSWAFDRIYQHLEYKGEIRGVEVLKENEWNTSKTCSACGDDTKSNRVERGLYVCSSCELVANADCNGAENMRQKITPSPHGEDRSNGCVAQPSTYLFDRESGTFHTREQAVS, from the coding sequence ATGGCGATTAAGGCCACACGTACCTACGTTGGTTCCATCCAGAACCACCAACAGGTCTGTGATGGTCTTGATTCGCTCGGAGACTCCGCCTCCAAAATCTGGAACGTCGCACGATGGACAGCCGACCGTATCTGGGACGCAACCGGCGAAATCCCAAACGGTAGTGTGCTGAAATCGTACATGAAGAACCAGTCGTGCTGGAAAGATTTGAACGCACAATCCAGTCAGAAAGTCATCGAAGAACTTTCCGACGCTTTCCAGTCATGGTTCGATCTGCGACACTCCTCCAGTGAGGCGAATCCGCCCGGCTACCGCAAACACGGCGACAGCCGACCACGTTCCACGGTGACGTTCAAAGAAGATGGGTTCAAACACGACCCTGACAACAATCGGGTCCGACTCTCGAAAGGCTCGAATCTGAAAGAACACTTCTCAGACTTCCTGCTTTGCGAGTACCAGACTCGACCTGATGTTGACCTCTCGGAGGTCAACAGCGTACAGAACGTTCGGGCCGTCTGGAACGGCGACGAATGGGAACTCCACTTCGTCTGTAACGTCGAGTTCGAATCTGCTGACACAGCAGGCGACGGTGTTGCGGGGATCGACCTCGGAATTAAGAATATCGCCACGGTCGCATTCCCGGATGAATACGTCCTGTACCCCGGCAACTCGCTCAAAGAAGACAAACACTACTTCACCAGAGCTGAGTACGACACTGAGGGAGAAGACGGGCCGTCAGAGAAGTCGATGTGGGCGGGTCGGAAACTCTCTGAACGTGAGACACACTACTACCACACGCTGACGGACGCTATCATCACGGAGTGTGTCGAACGCGGTGTCGGCACGCTCGCGGTGAGTTGGCCTGAAGGCGTCCGAGAGTCAGACTGGGGCAAAACCGGCAATAAGAAACTACACTCGTGGGCGTTCGACCGAATCTACCAGCACCTCGAATACAAAGGAGAAATACGGGGTGTTGAGGTATTGAAAGAGAACGAGTGGAACACCTCGAAAACGTGTTCAGCGTGTGGTGACGATACGAAATCAAACCGTGTCGAACGTGGCCTGTACGTCTGCTCGTCGTGCGAGTTGGTAGCCAACGCAGACTGTAACGGGGCGGAGAATATGCGGCAGAAGATAACTCCGAGTCCTCACGGCGAGGATAGGAGTAACGGCTGTGTGGCACAGCCATCGACATACTTGTTCGACCGCGAGAGCGGGACGTTTCACACGAGAGAACAGGCCGTGTCGTAG
- a CDS encoding carboxypeptidase regulatory-like domain-containing protein, protein MSRRSVILLLLTVTIVVAAPTGSAFAISEADDQTVPSIHERTTGLTTPDETGFYATEDTATGFISGRISDAENNDIAAAGIEIINTQTGETAATTTAGSDGSYLVEVEADQEYQVDAEAEGYENGSTTVNVAENTTTTANIILQQKELQSGYISGDIVDTDDNPIPSAEVTVVSIQTGETAATTTAGSDGSYLIEVEADQEYQVDAEAEGYENGSTTVNVAENTTTTADVVLTEADDATEQVEISTDISGPVTPGNEVTVTVTLTNTGSATADAGALEVTVPEEFSVVGVTGDGTNQPDRFYLDSLSPDDSVTTTYTFKTPQNASPGIVGVNVTGSLQFADGSRSASTTANIEVSDGGTADVAVSADTPKTVRPGDEVAATITLTNTGNMTADAAGLEVAIPGELSLIEVAGDGENQPDRFYLTPISPGESVTTTYTFEAPKDASTGTVSFDVTGTLTANDESRSASTTADIEITDTGLPTEPGEPEFIDVLQVIDAYNTGGPYNGVNVQFIDVLEVISAYNAG, encoded by the coding sequence TGGAAGTGCTTTCGCAATCAGTGAGGCCGACGATCAAACAGTCCCCAGCATACACGAGCGGACAACCGGTCTCACTACTCCTGACGAGACCGGATTCTATGCGACTGAAGACACGGCAACAGGGTTCATTTCTGGTCGTATTTCCGATGCTGAGAATAATGACATCGCCGCGGCCGGCATTGAGATCATTAATACACAAACAGGTGAAACCGCGGCAACAACTACTGCCGGATCAGATGGGTCGTATCTGGTTGAAGTAGAGGCTGATCAAGAATATCAGGTTGACGCTGAAGCAGAGGGGTACGAGAACGGCTCAACCACTGTTAACGTTGCCGAGAATACCACAACAACTGCAAATATTATTCTTCAACAGAAAGAACTCCAGTCGGGTTATATTTCTGGGGATATTGTAGATACTGATGACAATCCCATACCCAGCGCTGAAGTAACGGTCGTCTCGATACAAACAGGTGAAACCGCTGCGACAACTACCGCCGGGTCAGATGGATCGTATCTGATTGAAGTAGAGGCTGATCAGGAATATCAGGTTGACGCTGAAGCAGAGGGGTACGAGAACGGCTCAACCACTGTTAACGTTGCCGAGAATACCACAACAACTGCAGATGTTGTTCTCACGGAAGCAGATGACGCTACTGAACAAGTAGAGATCTCCACGGATATATCAGGGCCCGTCACACCGGGTAATGAAGTAACAGTCACGGTCACACTCACCAATACTGGAAGTGCGACTGCCGACGCTGGCGCATTAGAAGTAACAGTGCCTGAAGAATTCTCAGTAGTTGGGGTTACGGGTGACGGGACGAACCAACCAGACCGGTTCTACCTTGATTCTCTCTCGCCCGATGATTCTGTCACTACCACGTATACCTTCAAGACCCCTCAAAACGCTTCTCCGGGAATCGTTGGCGTCAACGTGACGGGGAGCCTTCAGTTCGCTGATGGATCTCGCTCTGCATCAACGACCGCAAACATAGAGGTTTCGGATGGGGGTACTGCAGATGTAGCAGTTTCCGCCGACACGCCTAAAACCGTCAGGCCGGGTGATGAAGTGGCAGCCACTATTACACTTACCAATACTGGAAATATGACGGCCGACGCTGCCGGATTAGAGGTAGCAATACCTGGAGAGCTCTCGTTGATTGAGGTTGCTGGTGATGGCGAGAATCAACCGGATCGATTCTACCTTACTCCAATCTCACCCGGCGAGTCTGTCACTACCACGTATACGTTCGAAGCCCCCAAGGACGCCTCTACAGGAACTGTTAGCTTTGATGTGACGGGGACACTTACTGCTAATGATGAATCTCGTTCCGCGTCAACGACTGCGGATATAGAAATCACAGACACTGGTCTCCCCACTGAACCGGGCGAACCGGAATTCATAGATGTTTTACAAGTGATTGACGCTTATAACACAGGAGGGCCGTATAACGGCGTTAACGTCCAATTTATTGATGTCTTGGAGGTGATTAGTGCGTATAACGCCGGGTAA